Proteins found in one Quercus robur chromosome 2, dhQueRobu3.1, whole genome shotgun sequence genomic segment:
- the LOC126713058 gene encoding glycolipid transfer protein 3 isoform X1: protein MKRRREMEKGSEIKSAIEELSMMVKHKPSDNHDAAAHIPTKPFLYVCNLFVQVLDKIGPTMAVLRNDINQNIQRLETVHESDPLPNSNLVEILKKEASEGNARKAKSCSRAFLWLTRSMDFTVALLQNLARDPEQSMVEAVEESYNLTLKPWHGWISSAALKVALKLVPDNKTFTNLLMGKDDNYETLKEQMHTFISLLLPFLEEIHSILRVYNLDRLKST, encoded by the exons ATGAAGAGGAGAAGAGAGATGGAGAAGGGATCAGAGATAAAGTCTGCCATTGAAGAGCTCTCTATGATGGTCAAACATAAACCTAGTGATAATCATGATGCTGCTGCTCACATCCCCACAAAGCCTTTTCTTTATGTCTGCAACTTGTTTGTTCAAGTTCTTG ATAAGATTGGACCAACAATGGCTGTTCTGAGAAATGACATAAATCAGAATATTCAG AGATTGGAAACGGTGCATGAATCCGATCCTTTACCGAATTCAAATTTGGTTGAGATATTGAAGAAAGAGGCCAGTGAAGGCAATGCAAGAAAAGCTAAAAGCTGTAGTAGAGCCTTTCTTTGGCTTACCAG atccATGGATTTTACTGTGGCATTGTTACAAAACTTAGCAAGAGATCCTGAGCAGAGCATGGTAGAAGCAGTAGAAGAGTCTTACAACCTCACTTTGAAGCCATGGCATGGATGGATATCATCAGCTGCTTTGAAA GTAGCTCTAAAACTAGTGCCTGATAACAAAACCTTCACCAATCTCCTAATGGGAAAAGATGATAACTATGAGACCCTTAAAGAGCAAATGCACACCTTTATTTCATTACTTTTGCCTTTTCTAGAGGAAATCCACTCTATCCTG AGGGTGTATAACTTGGACAGGTTAAAGTCTACCTAA
- the LOC126713058 gene encoding glycolipid transfer protein 3 isoform X4 produces the protein MKRRREMEKGSEIKSAIEELSMMVKHKPSDNHDAAAHIPTKPFLYVCNLFVQVLDKIGPTMAVLRNDINQNIQRLETVHESDPLPNSNLVEILKKEASEGNARKAKSCSRAFLWLTRSMDFTVALLQNLARDPEQSMVEAVEESYNLTLKPWHGWISSAALKVALKLVPDNKTFTNLLMGKDDNYETLKEHMHTFISLLLPFLEEIHSILRVYNLDRLKST, from the exons ATGAAGAGGAGAAGAGAGATGGAGAAGGGATCAGAGATAAAGTCTGCCATTGAAGAGCTCTCTATGATGGTCAAACATAAACCTAGTGATAATCATGATGCTGCTGCTCACATCCCCACAAAGCCTTTTCTTTATGTCTGCAACTTGTTTGTTCAAGTTCTTG ATAAGATTGGACCAACAATGGCTGTTCTGAGAAATGACATAAATCAGAATATTCAG AGATTGGAAACGGTGCATGAATCCGATCCTTTACCGAATTCAAATTTGGTTGAGATATTGAAGAAAGAGGCCAGTGAAGGCAATGCAAGAAAAGCTAAAAGCTGTAGTAGAGCCTTTCTTTGGCTTACCAG atccATGGATTTTACTGTGGCATTGTTACAAAACTTAGCAAGAGATCCTGAGCAGAGCATGGTAGAAGCAGTAGAAGAGTCTTACAACCTCACTTTGAAGCCATGGCATGGATGGATATCATCAGCTGCTTTGAAA GTAGCTCTAAAACTAGTGCCTGATAACAAAACCTTCACCAATCTCCTAATGGGAAAAGATGATAACTATGAGACCCTTAAAGAGCATATGCACACCTTTATTTCATTACTTTTGCCTTTTCTAGAGGAAATCCACTCTATCCTG AGGGTGTATAACTTGGACAGGTTAAAGTCTACCTAA